Genomic DNA from Caloenas nicobarica isolate bCalNic1 chromosome 3, bCalNic1.hap1, whole genome shotgun sequence:
ATTATTAACTGAGTAATACAACTCAATTTAGTTActgttcttcccttttttaatagataaaaaaaggcagccaagtggttttctttcaaaagcattaCTGAATTTTAATCCTGCACAGAAATTTCACAGCCTAAAACCCAGTGCTATATACAGTAAGCCTGTAACACGCCGCACGTAAGCTTATCACGCTTCCCTTCTCTGTGGTCTACTACAGCCATAAATAAAGTTCTTATTGGTAatgctgtgaaatattttggaagttgCTAACAGCATAATGCTTTGAAGATACCAGGAATATCTAACACTATTTGCTCTTTTCAATGGTGGCAGACCACTtaatagttaaaaaaagaacccaaaccaaccaagtTCAACATTTTACATACATTTCACTATTGCTGCCTACAACTTACTCCATTATATTATCCTTGTCAGAGCATATCTAAATGCTGTGGTCTATATTCAAAACAGTGTTGTTCAATCAAAATTCTGTGACCCTTGAAACTATGACTATTGAATATATGTAATGCAGTGCTATCacaatattttcaataaagGAATTTATGCATTCAGAAACTTGTTACAGATGTTTCCTCTTTTCACAAATTTTAGTACATTTTAAAGGTGAAAGGATGCAGGTTATGCTGACAAATACCTATGCCTACCACCAAAAAGAGACTTCCAGCAACATCATATTTTAGAAACATGCCTAAGCAGATGTGAGGTTTTCGGTTGTTtaggtttttggggggttgtcTGGGgatttgttgtttggttggttggtttgggtttggttttttttttgtttggttggggttttcttgtttggggttgttttattttggttttgccttatttatggtgggttttttgtttgttcgttgttttgttgtgttttcgTGGTATTGCATCTCCTAAAATAGAGCTGTGTTTTGAGTTCAGTCAAACACAGAATGTGACAAAGGGCTAAGAAATACCAGTGGACATTTAAACAGTTGACCTAGTAGttctctttgcttctctcaGCTGTAGTGAATGACATATATTCCTTCATCTTTTTTAACCCACTTGTTCCCAGAAGTCAAAAGTCCATGTATATCATTTTTGGATGCACCCTTTTTATATTGCTGAAGTGTTCacgtatttttctttctatccaAGCAGGACAAAGCCATAAAATGTCTTAAACGTACTTGGTTCTTGAAGGTTTTTTGAATTTATGGTAGACAGAGATGGTATTAAGAAAAACCAAACTATGATTAcacacaaaacagaacaagtgTGCAATCTGTGAAACTTGCTTTCAGTGAAATGGCTTAAGAATTTTCTTGAGGAAAAGTACAGCCACTAGTAATTCCTCTCGGAGAACAAAAGCTTGTTCCTGCAATGTGAAACGTGTACTTTAGTGGTACTCGGATAAGGACTTTTGGTTCAGGACAGTGTTGAAATGCTGATTCACAATAAGGTCTGTAAGCACCCAGGTGAGTGCAGATGTTCAATTTGGTGCTGGTTCCAGTGCAGTTTTTGCAGCAGGTGGTTTGTACAAAGCTGGCTTTAGAGCAAAGTAAGACCCAGTTACTTTCAGACTAATGCTTGTGTGTAAACTTTCAAGATGACCCTTGTGTGTAGCAGAGAAAAGGAGCAGGTTGGCTCATCGCAAAGGGATCACCTCGCACTCTGCAGGTCAGCAAATGTGCTTCTTCAGGTAGCGTAGCTAAACGTGTCCTATTTGTACAAGCACAACTCACTTGCTctggaagaaatgcatttctgaaaaacGTCATTCTAAATTTTACAGCTCGTTACCTCAAACGCTATGGCCTGTTGTCTGCGGGGCAAGTATTTTGTGCCATTTGGGCTGCGTGAAGAACAAAAACATGGAAATCCTGGTTTTAGGGATTCAGCCCTGCAGCTCTAACCTAATGACCTGTGCAAGtgatttaaaacacaaattattaagaaaacatttttagaaatggAATGTTAGCTACCATTTAGAAACACCTTCTGTTTTGGAAGCAGTTTGTACCTTTATTTTTAGTGAAAGCTTACAGTGCGCAGGCCACGTATTTTTCATTGGTGCTTTGGGCTGTATTCAGTGTGGGGTTCGGGGTTTGCTTCGAAACATCAGGGGAACTTGGTGTTTTGCCTGCTCAGCAGACCCTGCCCGTGTCAGGGGTGAGCCTGAGCTACGGGCCTGCTTGAGCCATGTTAAGACTTaacacctggagcactgtgtgcagttctgggcgccacagtattaaaaaaaaaaagggtttggagtggaagccgtgtgaggagcagctaaactcactgggtttgttcagcccggaaaagaggagactgaggggagacctcacgggcctacagcttcctcacaaggggaggaggaggggcaggtgctgatctcttctctttggcgGCCactgacagaacccaagggaatggcaggaagatgtgccggggaggtttaggttggacattgggaaaaggttcttcccccagagggtggtggagcactggaacaggctccccagggaggtgtcacagccccaatCCTGACAGTgttgaagaagagactggacaaggccctcagacacatggtgtgaatagaactgtggggttgtcacatgcagggacaggagttggactcgatgatccttgtagGACCCTCCCAACTCaggccattctgtgattctgtaacacaGGGGCGCTCGTGTGGGGGTTCACGTGCAGCACGCCCTTCACGCCCCCGCTcggggagggtggggggggcTTTTCCTCCCCgctggcggcggggggggcggggcggcgctCTCACGCGCTGGCCGCCGGCACCAATGGCGGGGGCGCCGGGCCCGGGGACCCGCCCCTAGGAGCTCGCGCCGGagctccgcccgccgccggcaGGGGGCGCGCTCGGGGCGGGCGGTGTgtgcgggcgcggggcgggggccaTGGCGGGGGAGGAGGCCGCGGCCGCAGCCGCCAGCACCGAGCGGGGAGAAGCCGGTAACGGCGGCGGCTACGACAGCAAGTGTGTGTTCTGCAGGATCGCCCGCCGGGAGGAGACGGGCACGgcgctgctgccctgccaggtgGGTGAGGCGCGTCCCGGCGGCGGCGTCCCCCGGTGTCCGCCCGGCGGGGCTCCCGTCGCCCTTCGCCGCCGCCCTCGTCCTCTCCCGCAGGCGCGGGTCCGGCCGGCGCCCCGCTGCACCGAGAGGTTCGGTCGGCCTGGGCGGGTGGTTGAGAAGGAGGCGGGTTGTGGCCGTGCCGGTGTGAGAGCAGCTCGGCGGGGCCCGGTGcccgcagcggggccggggctccgGGACAGCAGGAGGGGGCCCGGGGGGTTAATTTGAggatcacagagtcacagaatgttagggattggaagggacctcaaaagatcatctagtccaatccccctgccggagcaggaacacctaggtgaggttacacaggaaggcgtccaggcggggtttgaatgtctccagagaaggagactccacaacctccctgggcagcctgttccagggctctggcaccctcactgagaagaagtttcttctcatatttaaatggaacctcccgtgttccagtttgtacccattgccccttgtcctatcattggttgtcaccaagaagagcctggctccatcctcgtgacactcgccctttacatatttataaacattaatgaggtcacccctcagtctcctcttctccaagctaaagagccccagctccctcagcctttcctcataagggagatgctccactcccttcatcatctttgtggccctgcgctggactctctccagcagttccctgtccttctcgaACTGAGGATGAAAGATCAAACCCCTCAAGTCGTGCGTGTGTCAGCACCAGGTGCCAGCCCTTGGCCTGGCCTGGCAGTGCCCGGGCGGCCTCAGCGGCCGTGCGCTCCTGTGCAGGTGGGAGTGAGACGTTGAttggaaataaaatgtcttGCCAGCCCTAAATGTTGGCACAACAGCTGGAAACAAAGCAGACACCGAGGCACCCTGGCTGCAGAAGGTCAACTGAGGACACAAACCGCACTTACAAGCCTTTCTGTCGGCTGGCTGCAAAAATGCTCAGATTTTTGCTAGTTGCTTCAAATATGGCATTAACTATCACATTGATATGGGGAAGATGGACTTTGTTACCTACTCTTTGCCAATGTCTTCGTCCTAATCAGTTTAATATGtttgtatcctttttttttagtatgacGACCTTGTTTGCTTCAGAGATATCAGACCCGGTGCCCCCCACCACTACCTGGTGGTGCCAGTGGAGCACATGGGGAACTGCAAAACGCTCAAGACAGAACATGTACCTGTAGGTAAGGCTGGCACTGTGTGTTTagcatgaaggaaaataatttggcaCAATTTAAGTGCGTTGTCGAGTAAATTGCACCTTTGAGCACCATTTGGTTAATGAGTAAACATGGAAATAGTGAGTGCGTGTAGGTAGAGACTTAACGCTTCCTGGGAACCTCCACGTGCAGTTCTAgaattgcacttttttttttcttttgtgcattTCTAGAAAAACCCTGCACTAGTGCACAAAATCCCTTTTGTTTGCATGGAGTACAGATGCCTCTGCACTTTGTTGGAACTGcgactttatttttaaagtgtttatgTGCAGCTCTATTGTATTTTTTAGACAGATATGCCATTTTAAATTACACGGAAAATTACAGAGGAACTTCATAAaacatgtattattttaaaataagtgcaacattatttttaaggaaaaaaggagtgagagaagaaagagggaaataGTGTTCCAAAaatctttaataattttttaaaagataaaattctaaaatattGAAGCTATGACTTATTGTtgacaggcttttttttttttaagaaaacattgttCTGGATTTTGTTTCACAAGAAATGCCTAGCTAAGTGTGTTGACTAACAGAAGAAACTATAGCCATACATGCATAAAGATACTCCACCTTAGGGAAATTTGCAGGTGATGCAAGAAAAGAGTTAGAGTTGCATGTTGCAAATCTTGCATCACGCTATTTCTCTTCTAAACGTAGGGTTGTTTTTGTCTAGAAACAACTTTCACGTGTTTGGCTTTGCAAGGATTCGTTAGATTTTGCCATGAGTTTTTCTATTAGAGTTGCTTCTTTTCTCAGTGATACAGCAGCGATATGTAGGACTgagagttttattttaatttgtttaccATCTCTGAACCTTCCTAACTTAGGCCAGGCTGCACAGGACCTAGAGATCAAAGTCCAATAGCTGTGTAAATGTCATAATTCTGACCAATCAGTATttgttggttgattttttttttgttgtttctttggtttttagtAAGAGTGTGGTGATAGCATGGCTTTGGCCAAAATTGTGAGAATAATACCACACTTAAAAGCATCATTAGTGTGGAGATTGGTAACAGTGTCAATTTTTATGTCGATCATTGCGCAGCACTGTCTTGACAGTCTTTTATTATGAGTAGttacagtatatttttaaaaacccatgTTTGTGATCTAGTGTAATCAGTTTGAAGTTAATATTCTGAAGAATACCTTTTCAAAGTACTTGATGACATATGATGTGAAAATATTAcctaaatattaaattaaatttatttgtgtttaataGTGCAGAGAATGGTGGAAGTTGGAAAAGCTGTCCtccagagaaataattttaatgactTGAATGATGTAAGGTATGTAATGGAAACCCTCTGTATTTTTTGAGTATGTTTTTTACTGTTTAGAATGCTACTTTAGAGATAGTGGCAACAACTGCAGTATGATTTGTTGAAGAAATCAGTTCTGCATTCATTTCTCACATGACTTCTCAAGTAGAATGTGCTGGCATTGAATAtaactctgtttttctgatgaATTTCCACTGCAGATTGCGTTCCAGGTCTCAGGTCTTTCTTGACCATGTCTTCAAACAACTTATCTAAAAGACTGCTCTTTAATTACATGCTGAAAATATGCTCTAAATCCTAGATTCCGGAAGAGAGGTTAACTTTGTCCTATTGAAGCAGGGCACTGCATTGTGTTTCAGTCATACTTGCATTTGTTTGATTTCAGTGCTGCACCTTTAGTTTAAGCCAGTGCCTTTGCTAGCCCGGATAAACTAACATAATTTAAATAGTGTAGAGTATAGGGAGCTGGGCCTTCACGATTAAAATAGGTAGAAACGACCTTCATCCAGTGACAGTTGGCTTTCCAGCTGAAAACTAAATATGATACATCGAAGATacgttttattttttaaacactccTTTTGAACAAAATGCATCTTAAATACAGAGATGTGAAGGAGGAGGTTAATGGGCTTTGGAAACGTTTCCTGAGAGCATAATGAAAGGAAAGGGCATATTTTTGTTCCTGCCTTTTATGTGCAAGGAAGATGTGATGAGTTGAGTTCTCAATTCAGTTGATTGTGTTAAATAACTTGCGATGTTCCACCAGtattttttatctgttttccttttctgaagaatgGGTTTTCACTGGCCTCCGTTCTGCTCGATATCCCATTTGCATCTTCATGTCCTGGCCCCAGCCAGTCAGCTAGGATTCTTATCCAGGCTCATCTACAGAATCAATTCGTACTGGTTTATTACGGTAAGTGTAATGCAGATGAGCTTTTCGGTAGTTTTTCAATTGCAAGCTGAAAATGTGACATCGTTCTAACAGTTTAACTATGTTCAACTATGTCTATTTGAGAAAATATAATGATAAACCCCTTAATGTTTATGCTTATTGAGGGGAATGGAGTGACAATAACATTAACAGCAAACGATTATATACAGTAGTTCTGGATCTAATGTGTAGCTTAGGTTAATGTGATGTGCTTCTGAGGACACTTTATAAGTATTCGTTCTTTAATTTAAACGGATATATTCACATATGGTGGCCTTTGTATTGTACACACAAATTTAGGTGAAAAACCTGGCCACTTAGTGGTTGCTCTTCCTGGTTCACATGTTTTTTCTCATCTAGTAATCTTTAGACTAAACCAAGTGTCTGCTTTACAAAAACATTGTTTGTACTGATTTATGTCAGTAGAGACAAAACAGTGAGACTGAGCTGGCACTGACTAAATCACTGTTTGAAAATCTCTCTCTGGAGGACTAGAGCTTACTCTCAGTGCTTTGACGCAGCAAAGAACCTGTCCTTGCAAGGCTGCTACAGCATCCTGGTGTCATTGCTCAGCCCCgaaacaaagatgctgaaaCAGGTCTGTGTCATCTAAAGAATATAGACAGCCTCTTActtaaagggaagaaaactcAGCTTCTTCACAGTGGTAGCTGAGAAGCTGGAGATCTTGCCTAGCTTGAAAAAAGCAGATATGTGTCTGCTGTATTGTAGAGCATTACACAAATATTTGGCCCTCAAATAAGTGTAGCTGTGTAGTTTTACTGCTTACTATCTTTGATTAGCTCAGGGAGATATATACCAAGTTTAGTTATCTGATATGGATGCGCTTCAAAAGATATTTTGCCCTGTTGTCACATTGGAAAATGTTCTTGAGTTATTTTGGGGTTTAAATGGCTTGGGTGTAATACTTGCTTAAGAATGCAAAACAAGGTTCAGATAACTTCATTTTCAGTTGCTCCATGCTTTGTCTTGCTTTATTTGCAAATTAACTGCAAGAGCTACTTAACTCCTTTAAGTTGTTCCTACCTTAAGTAGCTAATTGCATTTTTACTGTGCGTATTTAAAGCATGCCAAACATAAGCTTTTCACATTTTAACAGAGTTCCTTTGGAGATCTTAATAAAACCGCAAGCACTAGTTCAAAATACAAGATTAGTTCAGCTGGACTGGCAAAACCAGACTGTCAGTaaactgttttttttcagaagtgcctGTGTTAGTCTCCATGTGCCCAGTTTGGCCTCTAGAACAATGTTGGCAGCCTTCCTTCTGCCCTGAGCCTTTCTGAGGGCTCTGTGGGCCGGTGttgtcacacacacaaaatacagcTGCCCTAGTTAGAGACTAGATGCATAAATAGCCATATGATGAGAAAAGTACATGTGAACGTGGTGATGTAACCAAATGGATGTATATCTCATGATGTGAACCATATACGTGAATGCACATCCCTCAGCAACATAGGTGGCTGGTATGCAGCTTGTTGGGTGATGAGAGGCCCCTACATGCTGTTCTGGAGTGTTTCCCAAAGAATTCCAGGTCTCACAGCATGGTTGTTCTGGGCACTGCTGTCTTCTGAGGTCTTTAAACCCACGCAGCTTTATCTGCTATTGATTTGCTCAAACATCCTCTGACTTTCATAGgttgtgtttccttttctgatcACCTAATGGGAGTTTGATGGAAACTGTGAAAAAGAGTTTGCTGATTAAAACTGTCATTGTACTCTGCTTCTGTTGTGTgctttgtaaaaatgaaaagtaaatgcTCTGTCAgtgttactatttttaaaatggaattttcaGGAAACTGAAGGTCCGTGGTGTAGTTCATGcattgttttccctcttttatagGCTGATGAACTGATTGAGCGACTGCAAACTGAAAATGCTGCCAGTTGAAAGCGCTCTTAGCCTTGTGTCGCTAGCCAGTTTGTTCTTTGTCTTTGAACTCTGATTTAAGGTTGCACAGTTTGGTGTTACTGATAATGTAACAGGATAAAAAAAGCTTTAGTTCCTTATGAGGAAATACACACAATTCGTAGCTGCCAACCTAATTCTCCCATTTGAATACTTGAGTCTGTATACTTCTCTGACAATAAGGCGATGTATTTTATTatcatgtgtatatatatacttatataaaatacatagtacatacacacacatatgcacacattcAGAGAACTTTTCCTGTAAAGGGCAGGGTATAGCAGCAGAATGGATTCCAACTAAGGCAACAAGTTACTACTAACAGCATGTATGTGGTACCAAAGGGATTATTTGTTGCGGAatcaagcttttattttaaagaggtGTTGTTCTAGGATtgcaaataacatttaaaacatcGAGGTTTCCATCTGTATTTATATGATATGTTACTCATGCCTAGTTATTAGTAGGTACGTTGCTGAAAGTACACTACCGACTTTCTGGTGCTAAACCACTTTAATATAATTACCTGTCTTATTTGCATGACAGCGACAATGTAAATGTTAATACAGTAGGTGCCCAAGATGTGATAATGATATATAACGTAGAATATAGTTTAAATGTATGTGTAAGTGGTTGTATGTTGGACTTAAAGATTGTTTCCCTCTTATGTGCACAATATTTTAGATTAGTTATAGTATGTTTACAAAAAATGTGAAGAGTTCAGATGTATTGATTTAATGTACCGTTCTTCTGCAtgatggtggaaaaaaaatccaattttttaGATGGTTCTGATACTGTTCTTACTGGAAGTCCCTTGCAGATTACTAATGCCTTGGCTAAATTTGATTTCTAAATGAAGTCATAAGAGAAGCAAGTTTTTAGTTCAGTGAGTATGTGGCAGGTTCCTTAAGGAACCTGCTGAACATTTGCGTTTGCTGTATGACTCTAATCAGTAATACTAGTGCTCTGTTTCTCGGTACCATATTAAGGCGAACTGTTTGGAAAgttaaaactgcagaaaatgcagagtGGATTTTCTTCATTCACGTTCTTGGTGCCTAACTCATCAAGTGTCCTTGGCTGATGCATTTAGATACAGCCGAGGTGATGGTCTGTTCCACCTGCAAGCTTCCCTGAACTTAAtcttctcagtgttttccacTGATCCAGCACCTCTTGCCTTAGTGGTACAATGAATTGTAATATTCTTACAGTAAACTATATGTAATAACTTCAGAAAGTTCACACCTTTCTGAAGAATGTTTTCTACCCAGAAAAGTTTATATCTCTCTTTTCTCTAAGACCTTGCTCACAATGCcttgttattcttattagtggGGTGCTTATGTGTTATTTGCAGTCCTTTGGGGTTTTAATTTGTAACAATAGGTAGGAAGAGTGTGAACTAAAGCCACTGAACTTTGACTGCTTCTGTGCAATAGATTAGGAGGTTTAAGCTGACTCCTGGCTTTGTGAAATCTCTGAACATCAAGATCTCTCAGGAGTTAAtactgtgtgtgtgttctgATTTGTAATTAATTTATGTAACTGTACTTAACTGTGACATGTAATATTTAAAGTACTAACATGAACTGCTGTCAAAAAGGATTAATAAACAACAAATATTAATCTTGGAATGATCTTCCACTTCAATGGAATAGTTGACTGTGGGGGTTGAACCCTGCCAGCCCTTCGCTCGCTCCTCACCTGTGACCTGGTGGGATAGAGGAAAGAATGGCAAGaccaaaagtgagaaaaatcctgagttgagataaagacagtttaataaatgaaggaaataggaataaaaacaaaaacaagccaCGTGATGCAAAGGCAATCACTCATGACCTCCCACAAGCAGGCCAGTAACAATAGCTCCCTCACTCCCCCCCAAACTTCCCTCAACTCCTGTTGCTGAGTGTGACACTCCATGCTGGGGAATATCCCTGCTGGGCAGCTTGTGCCCCTCCCAGCTTTTTGCCCAACAGAGGGgcaagagcaggaaaaagaggcagccttggtgctgtgcaagcacAGCTCCGCACTCGCCAGAACACTGGTGTGTCATCGACGCTGTTCTAgtcacaaaacacagcacctcACGGGCTGCTCGGAAGAAAATtctctccatcccagccagacccagtacaTTCTCAAATGTACGCAGAAGCACAAAGGTCAGCTTATGCATCTTACATTTGAGAAGGGTTCCACTAAGACAGGAAAACTGGAAAGTTAAAAATCAGGATATAATCTAGCTTCCAAACTTTTGCTGATGAGCAAGATGTGGAATTCAACTTCTTGTGTCTGGCACTTGCAGCCAGGCCTCAAACTCGCTCAAACGAAGTGTTGAACGGAGCCACGTTAATTACTGAGATGAATGCTCAGTATCTCATTAGTGGTTTTCAGCACAGAACCGTgttccattttccttctgtattgACAAGCACTCTTAGACTcagcagataatttttttaattgggctaagaattattttctgaaaagcctATCCTAATGCTTTGAATAGGTTCCAGAATTACTGAGCAGACCCCATTAGCTCTGTCACCCTCTTCTATAGCATTATAGCATCGTTTTAAAACTTCCAAAATCACCTGTAGAGCTTTCCAGTGAGCAAAGATCAATAAAACACTCCTGGAGAGTTAACTTagcagctcctgttctccaagagCCGGGAGAAGCAAAGGAACGTGCCTCAGCCGCTGCCCCTGACTCTGTTGTTCTTTGATCCAGCATTAGCAGTCctgagaaaagctgctttttttacTACACATTTAGGAACAACAAAGCTTTATTTGTACTCTTTTGCTCAATTGTTTTACATAAACCCCAACCTAATGTGAACtcagaaaatactgcttttatgCTGAAGTACTAACTGCCCTCTCTGAAAGGATGAAACAGATACACATGCAGCTCTTAACAGAGTTAAatgtagaataaaaaaaagtttgtgttttGACTAAGGACAGCATTTTCAATGTGATTAAACTGGTAATAGCTCATCAAGCTATTCTGAAGCCTTCTTAAGTGTGAGCTGTAAATAAAGGCATAAAAAAGGGAGCAAACcagtgaaaaatgtatttgaaattcGACAAACTTGGAAACAATAAAATGTGGCATAAAAGCTCACTGTAATTTCAAACTGACGTGCAATATTTATTGAAGTGCTGAAAGTGCTTTCAGTGTTGGACAAGATAAAATACAGATGATCCCTATACAACGTACAGCCCAAAACAGATGGAGAATTCACAGGCTtcaagtggaagaagaggaaagaccACTGAAGGAACTTGCCACGAAGAAGTGAGGTTTAGGAAAGATCTGAAGAGCTGAAAGTTAATCAGTAGGACAAGAACACCTTTTAGATGGTCAGATACTCTAAATAATCTGTAATGCTAGAAAACTTCACACGCTACAATttttgtgaaaattattttgttcaatTTAGTCTGAAGGTGGTCTGCTGCAAAAAGTTGCCTGTTGAAAAGTTTAAATTCCTGTTTcatctgcagaggaggaagcagaaTTTTGGAAAACTTGTAAACTAGTAGCTAAAGTGAGTCATGTCCGTTAGATATGATGC
This window encodes:
- the HINT3 gene encoding adenosine 5'-monophosphoramidase HINT3, with product MAGEEAAAAAASTERGEAGNGGGYDSKCVFCRIARREETGTALLPCQYDDLVCFRDIRPGAPHHYLVVPVEHMGNCKTLKTEHVPVVQRMVEVGKAVLQRNNFNDLNDVRMGFHWPPFCSISHLHLHVLAPASQLGFLSRLIYRINSYWFITADELIERLQTENAAS